A portion of the bacterium genome contains these proteins:
- the tsaD gene encoding tRNA (adenosine(37)-N6)-threonylcarbamoyltransferase complex transferase subunit TsaD, whose translation MKILGIESTCDETAAAVVEFTPSEISESSSPKLRLLSNEVVSQIDIHAEFGGVVPEVAARSHIEVINPVVSRALSRANLDWDQIDAIAVSFAPGLNGSLLVGNLAAHTYASVLGKPLFPVHHVEAHIYGAFLDEETRPEFPFLALVVSGGHSQIVLMKGHGDFEILGQTQDDAVGEAFDKVAKILGLPYPGGPAISKVAENGDASKYKLPKAKLAGEFDFSFSGLKTAVLRAVQKEVGVDMNFPSFELAGLLNEEQKADFAASFQKTAVETLADKLEKAAEKFAIKTVVVAGGVAANLALRDELIRRLDEKLSGGVKFVLPDFCTDNAAMVAALGAAHFSLNKPTDALKTTVKPSLSMENNLWRKI comes from the coding sequence ATGAAAATCTTGGGAATTGAATCAACTTGCGATGAAACTGCCGCTGCGGTGGTTGAGTTTACGCCGAGCGAAATTTCTGAAAGTTCTTCGCCCAAGTTGAGGCTTCTCTCCAATGAAGTTGTCTCGCAAATTGACATTCACGCCGAATTTGGCGGTGTCGTGCCAGAGGTGGCAGCGCGTTCGCATATCGAAGTCATCAATCCTGTCGTCTCCCGCGCCCTTTCTCGCGCCAATCTCGACTGGGATCAAATTGACGCGATTGCGGTTAGTTTTGCGCCGGGCCTTAACGGCTCTTTGCTTGTCGGCAATCTTGCCGCGCACACTTACGCAAGCGTTCTCGGCAAGCCACTCTTCCCTGTTCATCACGTTGAAGCACATATTTATGGTGCGTTTTTGGATGAAGAAACCCGACCCGAATTTCCCTTTTTGGCGCTGGTGGTAAGCGGTGGACATTCGCAAATCGTCTTGATGAAAGGTCACGGCGACTTCGAAATCTTGGGTCAAACTCAAGATGACGCAGTTGGCGAGGCGTTCGACAAAGTTGCTAAAATTCTTGGTTTGCCCTATCCTGGTGGTCCGGCGATTTCTAAGGTGGCCGAGAACGGCGATGCTTCGAAATACAAATTGCCAAAAGCAAAATTGGCAGGCGAGTTTGATTTTTCATTCTCTGGACTAAAAACAGCCGTGCTTCGAGCAGTCCAAAAAGAAGTCGGCGTGGATATGAATTTCCCTTCTTTTGAGTTGGCTGGGCTTCTTAATGAAGAACAAAAAGCAGATTTTGCGGCAAGTTTCCAAAAAACCGCCGTTGAAACTTTGGCTGATAAATTAGAAAAAGCGGCAGAAAAATTCGCCATAAAAACAGTGGTTGTGGCTGGTGGCGTGGCCGCCAATCTGGCACTCAGGGATGAGTTGATTCGCCGTCTTGATGAAAAATTATCTGGTGGCGTGAAGTTTGTCCTGCCGGATTTTTGCACTGATAATGCGGCGATGGTGGCAGCGCTTGGAGCCGCGCACTTTTCTCTCAATAAGCCCACCGACGCGCTTAAAACTACTGTAAAACCCAGCCTTTCTATGGAAAATAATCTTTGGCGGAAAATTTAA